One window of the Paenibacillus beijingensis genome contains the following:
- a CDS encoding glycoside hydrolase family 172 protein — protein MQSQSLNLLDQLTKVKEVRSARFSSWDQDGRNQDYWMIPAGESVVLGEVEGPGSISHIWMTSFCRRIHGPSVLDPSGGGNIAPVNEIHNALGVTWESADTAWYRKVLIKMTWDDQSHPSVLVPYGDFFCIGHSMPGNFASMPITVSVKPEEQFKFGGVASVNCYFPMPFNKKAKIEIINENDVPFGLYFHIDYELYKQPLPDDTAYFHAQWRRENPCDGWAPDLQVNTPEVNRVANLDGAGNYVILEAEGNGHYVGCNLSVTHFQGSWWGEGDDMIFIDGEELPSIVGTGAEDYFNHAWGMQKNAFPFHGSIVHESDVPGYQVSYRFHITDPIHFSESIKVTIEHGHANHLSDDWSSTAYWYQTLPSKPFGILPVEERIQLMPQFPSPGPLKQVALNAEMKESYELARKRMDSYSEGRTAQVEKKEGRVAGHSKGNIEQGKNIRQSFR, from the coding sequence ATGCAAAGCCAATCTCTCAATCTGCTTGATCAGCTTACCAAGGTCAAAGAAGTCCGTTCCGCGCGCTTTTCCAGCTGGGATCAGGATGGCCGCAATCAGGACTACTGGATGATTCCCGCGGGCGAGTCCGTCGTACTCGGCGAAGTGGAAGGGCCGGGCAGCATTAGTCATATTTGGATGACCTCGTTCTGCCGCAGGATACATGGCCCAAGCGTTCTCGACCCGTCAGGCGGCGGCAATATCGCTCCGGTTAATGAAATTCATAATGCACTGGGCGTGACGTGGGAATCCGCCGATACGGCTTGGTACCGGAAAGTGCTGATCAAGATGACGTGGGACGACCAGTCTCATCCGAGTGTGCTCGTTCCTTACGGCGATTTCTTCTGCATTGGTCATTCGATGCCCGGCAATTTTGCCTCCATGCCGATTACCGTATCGGTCAAGCCGGAGGAGCAGTTCAAGTTCGGAGGCGTTGCTTCCGTCAACTGCTACTTCCCGATGCCGTTTAACAAAAAAGCGAAAATTGAAATCATCAATGAGAACGATGTGCCGTTCGGCCTCTACTTCCATATCGATTACGAGCTGTACAAGCAGCCGCTTCCTGACGATACGGCATACTTCCATGCCCAGTGGCGCCGTGAGAATCCGTGCGACGGCTGGGCTCCGGATCTGCAGGTGAATACGCCCGAAGTGAACCGGGTGGCGAACCTTGACGGCGCAGGGAACTATGTCATTCTGGAGGCCGAGGGCAATGGGCACTACGTCGGCTGCAACCTGTCGGTTACCCATTTTCAAGGCAGCTGGTGGGGCGAAGGCGACGATATGATCTTCATTGACGGCGAGGAGCTGCCGAGCATCGTGGGCACCGGCGCGGAGGATTATTTCAATCATGCATGGGGGATGCAGAAGAACGCTTTTCCTTTCCATGGCTCCATTGTTCACGAGAGCGACGTGCCCGGCTATCAGGTTTCGTACCGCTTCCACATTACCGACCCGATTCATTTCTCGGAAAGCATTAAAGTGACGATCGAGCACGGCCACGCCAACCATCTGTCCGACGACTGGTCTTCCACAGCTTACTGGTATCAGACGCTTCCTTCGAAGCCGTTCGGCATTTTGCCGGTGGAAGAGCGCATCCAGCTGATGCCTCAGTTCCCGAGCCCGGGCCCTCTGAAGCAAGTTGCATTGAACGCCGAGATGAAAGAGTCGTACGAACTCGCCCGGAAGCGGATGGACAGCTATTCGGAAGGGCG
- a CDS encoding carbohydrate ABC transporter permease — translation MNQLAKAKVSATIAVSGKRVRKEAIHPRSSVPLTILAYGVTFLVMLPLLWMVLLSFKSNEDILNNPFSLPRVISFENYARALETLNLGLLYRNTLVIAIVTIVFEILITFMSSYALARMVFRSERLRRSVTAFLLMGLAIPAFILLFPVYRITIMLGLNNSYTSLVLPYIATSISFNTLLFTGFLRGFPREVEEAAVIDGCGLISLGRSVVFPIVMPVVATVFIFNVLYIWNEFPFAVTLISDDSLTTISLGISQFKGRFNIDYGGIIAASMLIIIPQLVFFGFFQRFIMEGMTAGAVKG, via the coding sequence GTGAATCAATTGGCAAAGGCAAAGGTGAGTGCAACGATTGCGGTAAGCGGCAAACGGGTACGCAAAGAGGCGATACATCCAAGAAGCAGCGTGCCGCTCACGATTTTGGCCTATGGAGTCACATTTCTTGTCATGCTTCCTTTACTGTGGATGGTCCTTCTTTCTTTCAAATCGAATGAAGACATATTGAATAATCCGTTCAGCCTCCCGCGGGTCATCAGCTTTGAGAACTACGCGAGAGCTTTGGAGACGCTTAATCTCGGGTTGCTGTATCGAAATACGCTCGTCATCGCAATCGTTACAATCGTGTTTGAAATTTTAATTACGTTCATGAGCTCCTATGCGCTTGCGAGAATGGTTTTCCGTTCCGAGAGGTTAAGGCGTTCGGTCACCGCTTTCCTGCTGATGGGGCTTGCGATACCGGCCTTCATTCTGTTGTTTCCGGTTTATCGGATTACGATTATGCTCGGGCTTAACAACAGCTATACATCGCTGGTGCTTCCTTATATCGCAACCTCCATCTCGTTCAATACGCTCTTGTTCACGGGGTTTCTGAGAGGATTCCCGAGGGAAGTCGAGGAGGCGGCCGTCATTGACGGCTGCGGGTTAATTTCACTGGGGAGGTCGGTAGTGTTCCCGATTGTCATGCCCGTCGTCGCCACCGTGTTTATCTTTAACGTGCTGTACATCTGGAATGAGTTTCCCTTCGCCGTCACGCTGATCAGCGATGATTCGCTGACCACGATCTCACTTGGCATTTCGCAATTCAAGGGACGGTTCAATATCGACTATGGCGGCATCATTGCCGCGAGCATGCTCATCATTATTCCGCAGCTCGTCTTCTTCGGCTTCTTCCAGCGCTTCATTATGGAAGGCATGACAGCAGGCGCGGTGAAAGGCTAG
- a CDS encoding carbohydrate ABC transporter permease produces MVWLSKRRYILALLLPVLLVYGLYIILPVLVSFYYSLTTYTGIGAAVFVGLDNYKQLIDDSLFWISLKNTFIVLVVSVVLLLPGAFLLALLLNAKIKGGNAVKALNFAPSIIAPILVGLIWVFILDPQMGLINVLLRRIGLDPLALSWIGGRSLTPYSVGFVYSWQTIGFLATIFLAGLKMIPKDVYESSSIDGASKLQQLFFITIPMLNEAVKINVVLIITGVFKVFETVFLLTNGGPNHLSEVMVTYMYNITFTSGEYGYGMSIATVTFLLTMVFSLIYLGASRRNVED; encoded by the coding sequence ATGGTCTGGCTGAGCAAACGCAGATATATACTGGCGCTGCTGCTGCCTGTCCTGCTCGTATACGGTTTATACATCATCCTTCCGGTGCTCGTGTCCTTTTATTACAGTCTGACGACCTATACCGGCATTGGCGCGGCCGTATTCGTCGGTCTGGACAACTACAAGCAGCTGATCGATGACTCGCTGTTCTGGATCTCGCTTAAAAACACCTTCATTGTGCTGGTCGTGTCGGTGGTGCTGCTCCTTCCGGGCGCATTCCTTCTCGCCCTTCTCCTTAATGCGAAAATTAAAGGCGGAAATGCGGTAAAAGCGTTGAACTTTGCGCCCAGTATTATCGCGCCCATTCTGGTGGGGCTGATCTGGGTATTCATTCTGGACCCGCAAATGGGCCTCATCAACGTGCTGCTGAGGCGAATCGGTCTTGATCCTCTTGCCCTTTCCTGGATCGGCGGCAGGTCATTAACACCGTATTCGGTCGGATTTGTCTATTCGTGGCAGACGATCGGGTTTCTGGCGACCATTTTTCTGGCGGGACTCAAAATGATTCCGAAAGACGTGTACGAATCAAGCTCCATCGATGGCGCGAGCAAGCTGCAGCAATTATTTTTCATCACCATCCCCATGCTGAACGAGGCGGTCAAAATTAATGTCGTGCTTATCATAACAGGCGTCTTCAAAGTATTCGAAACCGTTTTTCTGCTTACGAACGGCGGACCGAATCACCTTTCCGAAGTGATGGTTACGTACATGTACAATATCACCTTTACGTCTGGCGAATATGGTTACGGCATGTCGATTGCAACCGTTACGTTCCTGTTAACGATGGTATTCTCCCTGATCTATCTGGGAGCAAGCCGCAGAAACGTCGAGGACTAG
- a CDS encoding ABC transporter substrate-binding protein — MKKSLSLIVMVCLLMLSLAACGKSGSNSADSASANKTANTDGTSAGAGGESAKPVTLSISMHVANVKDQEPYMYGIVQKFQEKYPNIKVDLSGSDTDDHVKKMKMMAQSGTLPDIFWMLPAPAKEMNKAGLLLDLTEFLNSNPEVASGIDAKMLSGYQEDGKQFGLPYQALVTGLWYNKALFDKYGVKVPETYDELLAAAKVFKQNNVVTIAKGAKDTFSTWAFLGMLTRYGFFDKLDKIQAGDEKFDNPDFLNFFNKIDELRVSGAFPDNVSSLSYFQAVEMFTSGKAAMLDAGVWETKKIEGSPVAKTTGFSWGPTFSDGVGNQKIAMAVAAAPLVASSKVQKDAAKYDAVQKFFAFFYSQEGAAVMAENEAPPVVKYTGSVDKEKYPVYADVISKLNEAGWERPAAQPDLVLSEAAANQLNDSIYGVINGIYTPQEALKLIDSKSTK, encoded by the coding sequence ATGAAAAAAAGCTTATCGCTCATTGTGATGGTCTGTCTGCTCATGCTGAGCCTTGCCGCTTGCGGCAAAAGCGGCTCAAATTCGGCCGATAGTGCAAGCGCTAACAAAACCGCAAATACCGATGGTACCAGTGCCGGTGCGGGCGGCGAAAGCGCGAAGCCGGTGACACTCTCCATTTCCATGCATGTGGCAAACGTCAAGGATCAAGAGCCTTATATGTACGGGATCGTCCAGAAGTTTCAGGAAAAATACCCCAATATCAAAGTCGATCTTTCCGGTTCCGACACGGATGATCATGTCAAAAAAATGAAAATGATGGCCCAGTCGGGTACGCTGCCGGATATTTTCTGGATGCTCCCGGCACCGGCCAAAGAAATGAACAAAGCGGGCTTGCTCCTGGACCTGACGGAATTTCTGAACAGCAATCCGGAGGTTGCCTCCGGCATCGACGCCAAAATGCTGAGCGGTTACCAGGAAGACGGCAAGCAATTCGGATTGCCTTATCAGGCGCTTGTCACAGGGCTGTGGTACAACAAAGCATTATTTGATAAGTACGGCGTCAAGGTTCCGGAGACGTATGACGAACTGCTCGCAGCGGCAAAGGTTTTTAAGCAAAACAATGTCGTCACGATTGCCAAAGGCGCGAAGGATACGTTCAGTACGTGGGCGTTCCTCGGCATGCTGACGCGCTACGGCTTCTTTGACAAGCTCGACAAGATTCAAGCGGGAGATGAGAAGTTTGACAATCCGGATTTTCTGAACTTTTTTAACAAAATTGATGAGCTGCGTGTAAGCGGCGCGTTTCCGGACAACGTGTCCAGCCTCTCTTATTTCCAGGCAGTGGAAATGTTCACGTCCGGTAAAGCGGCAATGCTGGATGCCGGAGTATGGGAGACCAAAAAAATCGAAGGAAGTCCGGTAGCGAAAACAACCGGCTTCTCCTGGGGCCCGACGTTCTCGGACGGCGTGGGCAACCAGAAGATCGCGATGGCCGTTGCGGCCGCGCCGCTTGTCGCCAGCTCCAAAGTGCAAAAAGACGCCGCCAAGTATGATGCCGTCCAGAAATTTTTCGCCTTCTTCTACAGTCAGGAAGGGGCCGCCGTCATGGCTGAGAATGAAGCGCCCCCGGTCGTCAAATATACGGGCAGCGTAGACAAGGAAAAATATCCCGTCTATGCGGATGTCATCAGTAAGCTGAACGAAGCGGGCTGGGAACGTCCTGCCGCCCAGCCGGACCTTGTCCTGTCGGAAGCGGCAGCAAACCAGCTGAATGACAGCATTTACGGCGTGATCAACGGTATTTACACGCCGCAAGAAGCATTGAAGCTGATCGACAGCAAGTCGACAAAATAA
- a CDS encoding AraC family transcriptional regulator — MILHQISPYIRVAMDNIVDRPWVIQERVLFDYELLYIMEGKIIVTIENEVYDGERGDIFLFRPKQKHKLVKVEGRRLRQPHIHFDFFYGEDSEKVKVSFRTLKEIAPEEQLLFRADIIEQMPVILPSRLRLRNPILIEKMLMDIIYEYETKMPFYEFKVKGMFIQLWIQLLRENYWSQNPHLETNMHALMHVKQYLMHNTNRKVSLDEIAKMSGISKHYLGRLFQKAFGMSPIQYHHLMRVHAARHLIQFTTDPLSVISEKMGFSNIHAFSRFFKTVEGISPSFYRSSES; from the coding sequence ATGATTCTGCATCAGATATCGCCTTATATCCGTGTCGCCATGGATAATATTGTCGATCGTCCATGGGTGATACAGGAACGGGTATTGTTCGATTATGAGCTGCTTTACATTATGGAAGGCAAGATCATCGTGACCATTGAAAATGAAGTGTATGACGGCGAGCGCGGCGACATCTTCCTGTTCCGACCCAAACAGAAACATAAGCTTGTGAAGGTGGAGGGCAGGCGGCTGCGGCAGCCGCATATTCACTTTGATTTCTTTTATGGGGAGGACAGCGAGAAGGTAAAAGTCTCTTTTCGTACGCTGAAAGAAATCGCGCCGGAAGAGCAGCTCTTGTTCCGGGCCGATATTATTGAGCAAATGCCCGTCATTTTGCCGAGCCGGCTGCGGCTGCGAAATCCGATCCTCATCGAGAAGATGCTGATGGACATTATTTACGAATACGAAACGAAGATGCCCTTCTATGAGTTCAAAGTAAAGGGCATGTTTATTCAGCTGTGGATTCAACTGCTGCGGGAAAATTACTGGAGCCAGAACCCCCATTTGGAGACGAATATGCATGCTTTAATGCACGTCAAGCAGTACTTGATGCACAACACCAATCGCAAAGTAAGCCTGGACGAAATCGCAAAGATGTCCGGCATCAGCAAGCACTATCTGGGACGGCTGTTCCAGAAAGCCTTCGGCATGAGCCCGATCCAGTATCACCATCTCATGCGCGTCCATGCCGCCCGCCACCTGATCCAGTTTACGACCGATCCGCTCAGCGTCATTTCGGAGAAAATGGGCTTTTCCAACATCCACGCATTCAGCCGGTTTTTCAAGACGGTGGAAGGAATCTCTCCTTCTTTTTATCGAAGCAGCGAAAGCTGA